In the genome of bacterium, one region contains:
- a CDS encoding DUF2817 domain-containing protein — MGRKTISRFAAIAVFFLCAAIPRAARAEAMEIDVRVPDRARLDFLAYAGFDIASRHGDVVTLSVDASEIPRLAAWGFAVESKASPKAPTGYYGYDDVVDALFDLAATHPDSVSVGAIGSSETGRDIFAARLCRAPCDGPRVVFDAAIHGDEKIGTEVLMALVGELVSGSAEADAILDAFDVRVIPIANPDGHAAHRRANGNGVDLNRNFAINHVPAGGSDTALSESETRALSAYYIETAPAIAMQLHSGAEVVNYPFDSTPQPTPDEALLIAMSDRYSELSGYPIINGYDWYMVNGISEETSYEAGGALSVILELSVPKNPAAAKIPGYIDRNIAAMLDAIRSSGEGIRGRVTDAKGDPLEAVLVVDGLWPAYSSAQAGTFARVVGPGEHRVFVHANGHASRVLSIDTASGPVDDLEIALPAQEHEPERSAIRVMMTDMNRPFADFDNTTLPHDALFLPDGRSYSIGGGGALMLDLGESLSTSPEIDLTVFEDESDGADDYEVLASPNRDSPFTSLGNGTGTSNFTPVLKSGFRYVLIRDNGDRIAGESPGADIDAVVLAEHCLAPGVHAEADPRNGVAPLSVSFTGHIVVDAACLTGFEWDFGDASTSDEQNTMHIYDQPGEYVATLTATGPRGSASSSVAVIVLEPGADDDPDDDIADDDDDFGDDDDNDSGCGC, encoded by the coding sequence ATGGGACGCAAGACGATTTCACGATTCGCCGCCATCGCGGTGTTTTTTCTTTGCGCGGCGATCCCCCGCGCGGCCCGCGCCGAAGCGATGGAAATCGACGTGCGCGTGCCGGATCGCGCGAGGCTCGATTTTCTCGCGTATGCGGGGTTCGATATCGCTTCGCGGCACGGCGATGTCGTGACGTTATCGGTCGATGCCTCGGAAATTCCCCGGCTTGCCGCGTGGGGTTTTGCCGTCGAATCGAAAGCAAGTCCAAAAGCGCCGACCGGCTACTACGGCTACGACGACGTGGTGGACGCCCTTTTCGACCTCGCGGCGACGCACCCCGACTCGGTCAGCGTCGGCGCGATCGGCTCATCCGAGACTGGCCGCGATATTTTCGCCGCGCGCCTTTGCCGCGCGCCGTGCGACGGGCCGCGCGTCGTGTTCGATGCCGCGATCCACGGCGACGAGAAAATCGGCACCGAGGTGCTGATGGCGCTCGTTGGCGAGCTCGTGTCCGGTAGCGCGGAAGCCGATGCGATCCTCGACGCATTCGATGTGCGCGTCATCCCGATCGCGAACCCGGACGGCCATGCGGCGCACCGTCGCGCCAACGGAAACGGCGTCGATCTCAACCGCAACTTCGCGATCAACCACGTGCCGGCCGGCGGCTCGGACACCGCCTTGAGCGAAAGCGAGACGCGCGCGCTGTCGGCGTATTACATCGAAACCGCGCCCGCGATCGCGATGCAGCTTCATTCGGGCGCCGAGGTCGTGAACTACCCGTTCGATTCGACGCCGCAACCCACGCCCGACGAGGCGTTGTTGATCGCCATGTCCGATCGCTATTCGGAGTTGTCGGGTTATCCGATCATCAACGGTTACGACTGGTACATGGTCAACGGAATCTCGGAGGAAACAAGCTACGAGGCCGGTGGCGCGCTGTCGGTGATTCTCGAGCTCTCCGTGCCGAAAAACCCCGCGGCCGCGAAGATCCCCGGTTATATCGATCGCAACATCGCCGCGATGCTCGACGCGATCCGAAGCTCGGGCGAGGGAATTCGCGGCCGCGTCACGGACGCAAAAGGCGATCCGCTCGAGGCGGTCCTCGTGGTGGACGGCCTGTGGCCGGCGTACAGCTCCGCCCAGGCCGGCACGTTCGCGCGCGTCGTCGGGCCGGGCGAACATCGCGTATTCGTTCATGCGAACGGGCACGCGAGCCGCGTGCTCTCGATCGACACCGCAAGCGGCCCGGTGGACGACCTGGAAATTGCGTTGCCGGCACAAGAGCATGAGCCGGAGCGATCGGCGATCCGCGTGATGATGACGGACATGAACCGGCCCTTCGCCGATTTCGACAACACGACGCTGCCGCACGATGCGCTGTTTCTTCCGGACGGGCGTTCGTATTCGATCGGCGGCGGCGGCGCGCTGATGCTCGATCTCGGTGAGAGCCTCTCCACTTCGCCCGAGATCGATCTGACCGTCTTCGAGGACGAATCCGATGGCGCGGACGACTACGAGGTCCTCGCCTCGCCCAATCGCGACAGCCCGTTCACGTCGCTCGGAAACGGCACGGGGACGTCGAATTTTACGCCAGTTCTCAAGTCCGGTTTCCGATACGTGCTGATCCGCGACAACGGAGATCGCATCGCCGGCGAGAGCCCCGGCGCGGATATCGACGCGGTCGTGCTGGCCGAACATTGCCTGGCGCCCGGCGTTCACGCCGAAGCCGATCCGCGTAACGGCGTGGCGCCGCTGTCCGTTTCGTTCACCGGGCACATCGTCGTGGACGCGGCGTGTCTTACCGGCTTTGAATGGGATTTCGGTGACGCCTCGACAAGCGACGAACAAAACACGATGCACATATACGACCAGCCCGGCGAATACGTCGCGACGCTGACGGCAACCGGACCGCGCGGTAGCGCATCCTCGAGCGTCGCGGTCATCGTTCTCGAGCCCGGCGCGGACGACGACCCGGATGACGATATCGCGGACGACGACGATGATTTCGGCGACGACGATGATAACGACAGCGGCTGCGGATGCTGA